In one Arachis duranensis cultivar V14167 chromosome 9, aradu.V14167.gnm2.J7QH, whole genome shotgun sequence genomic region, the following are encoded:
- the LOC107467519 gene encoding cyclin-D3-1: protein MAIQHHNDQLEQQHHHQHAVLDALYCDEGKWEEEFSGESDVTTNHDHEEDDDGVNFNLNFHSLDPLLLLEQDMFWEDEELNTLFSKEKLDHEAYYNNGDDVMKALDPSSSSSVCMARREAVEWMLKVNAHYGFSALTATLAVTYLDRFLLSFHFQREKPWMIQLASVTCISLAAKVEETQVPLLLDLQVEDAKYVFEAKTIQRMELLILSTLNWKMHPVTPLSFLDHIIRRLGLKTHLHWQFLKRCENLLLSLLLDSRFVGCLPSVLATATMLNVIGQIHHSTEGVEYKNQLLSVINMNKEKVDECYKVIVEVTNNNNNGGRGKKRKYEEIPGSPSGVIDAVFSSDDGSNDSWEVVVGSSPSQEEAQPQPLLKNKKQQLKLSSLNRVIVGIVGTTP, encoded by the exons ATGGCAATCCAACATCACAATGACCAACTAGAACAACAACATCACCACCAACACGCTGTCCTCGATGCCCTTTACTGCGACGAAGGAAAGTGGGAAGAAGAGTTCTCAGGAGAGAGTGATGTCACAACAAACCACGAccatgaagaagatgatgatggtgtCAACTTCAACTTGAACTTCCATTCCCTTGACCCTCTGCTCTTGTTGGAGCAGGACATGTTCTGGGAAGACGAAGAGCTCAACACTCTCTTCTCCAAAGAGAAGCTTGACCACGAAGCCTATTATAACAATGGCGATGATGTCATGAAAGCATTggatccttcttcttcttcttctgtgtgTATGGCTCGCCGTGAAGCAGTTGAATGGATGCTTAAGGTGAATGCTCATTACGGGTTCTCAGCTCTGACGGCAACACTTGCCGTTACTTATCTGGATAGATTCCTCTTGAGCTTCCATTTTCAAAGGGAGAAGCCATGGATGATCCAACTTGCCTCTGTCACTTGCATCTCTTTGGCTGCTAAAGTTGAAGAAACTCAAGTGCCTCTTCTCTTGGACCTTCAA GTTGAAGATGCAAAATATGTGTTTGAGGCAAAGACTATTCAGAGAATGGAGCTTCTGATTCTGTCCACCTTGAATTGGAAGATGCACCCTGTGACCCCACTCTCATTTCTAGATCACATTATAAGGAGGTTGGGACTCAAAACACATCTTCACTGGCAGTTCCTCAAGCGTTGTGAGAATCTTCTTCTGTCTTTGCTATTGg ATTCAAGATTTGTTGGTTGTCTTCCTTCTGTATTGGCCACTGCAACAATGCTGAATGTAATAGGCCAGATTCATCACAGCACTGAGGGAGTGGAATACAAAAACCAGCTTCTTAGTGTTATCAACATGAACAAG GAGAAGGTAGATGAATGTTATAAAGTCATAGTGGAGgtgacaaataataataataatggtgggaggGGGAAGAAGAGAAAGTATGAGGAAATCCCTGGTAGCCCAAGTGGCGTAATTGATGCAGTGTTCAGCTCTGATGATGGTTCCAACGATTCGTGGGAAGTGGTGGTGGGGTCATCACCATCACAAGAGGAGGCTCAGCCTCAGCCTCTCTTGAAGAACAAGAAACAACAATTGAAATTGTCATCACTTAACAGGGTCATTGTCGGAATTGTTGGCACCACCCCATAA